Proteins encoded within one genomic window of Pygocentrus nattereri isolate fPygNat1 chromosome 11, fPygNat1.pri, whole genome shotgun sequence:
- the LOC119264429 gene encoding uncharacterized protein LOC119264429, with the protein MSQTPAIQQESSEWSISNQTPYSFQDTRQSQQVLPHAPTTQQWQTGWNMPNTWPSQETRQGQDVLSHTNAPTAQQGPSRRFINNQCTPVDRTVLEALREMDLKITYLTSLVESFVGGRRILPPQQVQDEEEMNIFPLNSMETLEDLEKRLLNNGLKQRMTNTLSLSGGHTMKKTIWRIASKVFTPNLAKSLNWCGRGDKRGLKQTACGQLIIAAAVKNPALPAPTEAEAEKCLKDYLRLAPARR; encoded by the exons cccCTGCCATACAACAAGAGTCTTCTGAGTGGTCAATATCTAACCAGACCCCAT ATAGCTTTCAGGATACAAGACAAAGCCAACAGGTTCTACCTCATG CACCTACAACACAACAATGGCAAACAGGGTGGAACATGCCCAATACATGGCCATCTCAGGAAACAAGACAAGGCCAGGATGTTCTTTCTCATACAAATG CACCCACTGCACAACAGGGACCTTCAAGGCGGTTCATCAATAATCAGTGCACAC CTGTAGACAGAACAGTGTTAGAGGCACTGAGAGAGATGGACCTGAAGATTACTTACCTCACATCACTTGTTGAGTCTTTTGTGGGTGGCCGCCGAATTTTGCCCCCACAACAGGTCCAAGATGAGGAGGAAATGAATATTTTCCCCCTAAATTCAATGGAGACCCTAGAAGATTTAGAGAAGAGGCTGTTGAACAATGGACTGAAGCAGAGGATG ACCAACACGCTCTCACTAAGTGGAGGCCACACAATGAAAAAGACAATATGGCGGATTGCCAGCAAGGTCTTCACCCCCAACCTGGCAAAAAGCCTTAACTGGTGTGGCAGGGGAGACAAGCGAGGTTTAAAGCAGACAGCCTGTGGACAGCTTATTATTG CTGCCGCAGTGAAGAACCCAGCGCTACCAGCTCCCACGGAAGCAGAGGCTGAAAAATGCCTAAAGGATTACCTCCGCCTGGCACCAGCAAGACGctaa